DNA from Neoarius graeffei isolate fNeoGra1 chromosome 17, fNeoGra1.pri, whole genome shotgun sequence:
AAGGACAAAAACCTGTCAGTCAAACCGCGAGGAGTTCTAGAACTCTGGCCACTGTGTCCTAACAGCTGTTCTGTTTCACTGCTCCGACTCCACTCGAACCGTGAGCTCAAACAGAACGGTGTTCCGTGCAGGGGATGGAGACGGGCTCGTTtctgtgagacagtgaggtggcTCTTAAAAGAACCTTTGTGTGCGTTAGACGGAATCTGCGTTTAAGCGCGCTCTCCGCGAATACGGCGTGCCAGCTGAATGTCCTTGGGCATGATGGTCACTCTCTTGGCGTGGATGGCACACAGGTTAGTGTCCTCGAACAGGCCGACCAAGTATGCCTCGCTCGCCTCCTGCAGTGCCATGACAGCCGAGCTCTGGAAGCGCAAATCGGTCTTAAAGTCCTGAGCGATTTCTCTTACCAGGCGCTGGAAGGGCAGCTTACGGATGAGCAGCTCAGTAGATTTCTGATAACGGCGGATCTCCCTCAGAGCCACGGTGCCGGGCCTAATTTATTGCCGCTCGCGCAGCTCCGCAGAGCCAACAGCGCAGCTTAGCGCGTTTTGTAGGTTCAATCGCCGCACGGACAGCGCCGTCATAATCTATTTTCACCCATCAACCTTCCTATTACGGCTAAAATGCGttataaataaaatgcatcaTTATTAATACCACTTGATTATGTTATTTATGAATTCCTTTTATGTTAGAATTATTTAATACCCCAAAACCTGATAAGGATTCAAAAAAATTGCGCTTTTTGAGCATAGATGggtggctcttaaaagagccTTTGGGGACTGATGAATGCAGcagtgggtttatttatttagtcttgACGGCCTTCTCAGTCTTTTTGGGCAAAAGTACCGCCTGAATGTTCGGCAACACACCACCCTGAGCGATGGTCACTCCGCCGAGCAGTTTGTTCAGCTCCTCGTCGTTGCGCACAGCGAGCTGTAAGTGGCGGGGAATGATGCGAGTCTTCTTGTTGTCACGAGCGGCGTTACCGGCCAACTCCAGGATCTCAGCAGTCAGGTACTCCAGCACGGCGGCCAGATAAACTGGAGCGCCGGCGCCGACACGCTCGGCATAGTTGCCTTTCCGCAGGAGCCTGTGGACACGGCCCACGGGAAACTGGAGTCCGGCTCTGGATGAACGAGTTTTAGGTTTAGCTTTAGCCTTACCACCGGTCTTTCCTCTTCCGCTCATTCTGCTGCTCAGATCTGTTGCAGGAACAACTCTAAAATAAAAAGCGCTCCAGCTCGTGCCCTCTGTGATAAAGACAACACGGCTCTTCTCTGATTGGTTAAGATCGTTGTGGCAGAACAACCAATCACAAACATGCCGTCAAATTccatgccgtgtgtgtgtgtgtgtgtgtcaggtgtgtgtgtctatgtggctGAGTTGTGGTGTTGGATTTGGTGGAATTTGATGTGCCAACAGGAAGACTAGGCCAGGCGGAGACTCTGCTGCAGCCTGTTGGTTATTTTATTCCACACTCCTGGAGCTCTACTCGGACGACATCAAATGAGATGTGAACCCTACTGTGGAATTCCTTCCTGATGCTATAATCCTAACACAATTCACTTTGCGTGGATACAACCCTAAAAATCATCACTTTGCGCGGCTACAACCCTAAAAATCATCACTTTGGGTGGCTGCAACCCTAAAAATAATCACTTTGCGCAGCTAAAACCCTAAAAATAATCTCTTTGCACGGCTACAACCCAAAAAATCATCACATTGCGTGGCTACAACCCTAAAAATAATCACTTTGCGCGGCTACAAACCAAAAAATAATCACTGTGCGCGGCTAAAACCCTAAAAATAATCTCTTTGCGTGGCTACAACCCAAAAAATAATCACGTTGCGCGGCTACAACCCTAAAAATAATCTCTTTGCGTGGCTACAACCCAAAAAATAATCACGTTGCGCGGCTACAACCCTAAAAATAATCTCTTTGCGTGGCTACAACCCTAAAAATAATCACGTTGCGCGGCTACAACCCTAAAAATAATCTCTTTGATTATTCATGTTGTTTCAGTGTTCATGTGATTCATGgaagctttatagctgcacaaactgattcatgttggggtaaaagctgcacaaagtgattcatgttagcttaatagctgcgcaaagtgatccatgttagcttaatagctgcacaaaatgatacAGGTTAGCTTTAtatctgcaaaaagtgattcatgtaagctttatagctgcacagagtgatacaTGTTTGCGTTatagatgcacaaagtgattcatgttagctttatatctgaagaaagtgattcatgttagctttatagctgtgcaaagtgattcatgttagctttatagccgcgcaaagtgattcatgtttgcatTATAGCtgtacaaagtgattcatgttagctctatagctgcgcaaagtgattcatgttagctgtaAAGCtgagcaaagtgattcatgttagctctaTAGCTgtgcaaagtgattcatgttagctttacaactgcgcaaagtgattcatgtgagctttatagctgcaaatcactttgtgcagctatgaagttaacatgaatcactttgtgcagctatgaagctaacacgaatcactttgtgccgctgtgaagctaacatgaatcactcggtgcagctacgaagctaacatgaatcactttgtgcagctatgaagctaacatgactcactatgtgcagctctgaatataacatgaatcactttgtgcagctatgaagctaacatgactcactatgtgcagctatgaagctaacatgaatcactttctgcagctatgaagctaacatgattaagaatgtacagctatgaagctaacatgaatcactctgtgcagctctgaatataacatgaatcactttgtgcagctatgaagctaacatgactcactatgtgcagctatgaagctaacatgaatcactttctgcagctaagaagctaacattAATCCCTCTGtgtagctatcaagctaacatgaatcactctgtgcagctatgaatataacatgaatcactctgtgcagctatgaagctaacatgaatcactttgtgcatctatgaagctaacatgaatcactttgggcagctatgaagctaacatgaatcactttctgcagctatgaagctaacatgaatcactctgtgcagatatgaagcttacatgaatcactttgtgcagctatgaagctaacatgaatcactttgtgcagctatgaagctaacatgaatcactttttgcagctatgaagctaacaggagTCACTTTGTgcggctatgaagctaacatgactcactttgtacagctatgaagctaatatgagtcactttgtgcagctatgaagtgaacatgaatcactttgtgcagccgtaaagcaaacatgaatcaattttgtgcggctgtaaagcaaacatgaatcactttgtgcagctataacgtgaacatgaatcactttgtgcagctatcacccaaatacgaatgactttgtgcagctataaagctaacatgagtcactttgtgcggctatgaagctaacatgagtcactttgtgcagctatgaagctaacatgaatcactttgtgcagctatgaagctaacatgagtcactttgtgcagctatgaagctaacatgactcactttgtgcagcaatcacccaaatacaaatcactttctgcagctaggaagctaacctgaatcactctgtgcagctatgaagcacgggcgattgctctaagacaacgcgggaggctcagcctcctctaaaaataacgaacatcgtgtaggatgaattgcgctaggcttatgttatagccgaccttataacattgctatttcagatccagaatcatagaaatatatgtgctcaacccaactgcagtgcgaaatcattccgttataactttccccagttcgcctaatgtgtgcgtgagtttttccccctcgtgacagcgcgatgcagcccagcctcagcgcacttcaatggcatttgggagctctgcgctttcaatatcaaaatgcaagacggttattggacaaatactgcgaaaacgcccgcccaccggactcccagccgcagtgcacttcaatggcatttgggagctatgcgcttttcaatctcaaaatgcaagacggttattggacaaatactgcgaaaatgcccgcctacggactccgagcctcacatgggagggacatggcagtttccccgaggagactggtgattggtgaaagcggcaggatattttctttgattgacagctcgtttcaactatagacaggcagcggtgaatttcagttcagtcccatgcggatttgcaagtgctgtggtgtattgtaagagataagcttacatttcgatttcattcattacatacggtttctaccagcttttttagtttgtatatattttcattgttaataaagtgtaaatatagtgttgtcaagtttgctatcttagttccagaaatttcgtttatttgagtgactgaacttgaacttgagggggctaatcagctagcaagaaagctgcgcacggatgacaagcattgctgatttaattttggcgaagccatttgccagtcttcctttcgaggaaaaaattaacattaaagagcagggtagaccaacgcctcaaattgacttggtgaaaaaggtagggaataatactcgttcctttcagcgctcctggtacgagaaagtgaattggctaacagcaagtgacccacatcaacaacagtaaataggctactttagtaatatgtcatggatggaccaaaaatatagaatctatttaaaatgtttatgctgagtatattatattggaatatatatttttctggatattaattaaacacagctacaaattggaaaacatttttaaacaaaaacacagccgagaacaatttcacactacagacctggattacaagtgaagggttatcaaaattgtcaataaaaaatttctcagtcaaaataagtaaaatatagggaaagtgtcattgaatgaaatgtgtggcacccagctctactgctgaggttcctgacaaagagctgctttcaataatgatcaatttttaaacaacatgccacaattttaaaatataaaatgttaaaatatacccccctcccccccaacaccaccatcatgtatattggacagtaggctaatgggccaaaagaacctgttatttcacagtttgtgacactgccaacaatcagccagatcagaggcaagagtatgggcaaaa
Protein-coding regions in this window:
- the LOC132901289 gene encoding histone H2A-like — protein: MSGRGKTGGKAKAKPKTRSSRAGLQFPVGRVHRLLRKGNYAERVGAGAPVYLAAVLEYLTAEILELAGNAARDNKKTRIIPRHLQLAVRNDEELNKLLGGVTIAQGGVLPNIQAVLLPKKTEKAVKTK
- the LOC132864547 gene encoding uncharacterized protein LOC132864547, with the protein product MTALPGTVALREIRRYQKSTELLIRKLPFQRLVREIAQDFKTDLRFQSSAVMALQEASEAYLVGLFEDTNLCAIHAKRVTIMPKDIQLARRIRGERA